Proteins co-encoded in one Cinclus cinclus chromosome 17, bCinCin1.1, whole genome shotgun sequence genomic window:
- the IQCD gene encoding LOW QUALITY PROTEIN: dynein regulatory complex protein 10 (The sequence of the model RefSeq protein was modified relative to this genomic sequence to represent the inferred CDS: deleted 2 bases in 1 codon), protein MATGDPAAFQVSLKKRTLVKGMATPRKAGIPLGVRKVLDPHQLKPDNLEIERILTVLDETTVKLEITRLILRITGSLERYATMLGPEITSSLLEHQKLSVEVQHLLSSPGDEESRRAVEQHLKCSLRNILRLFLANPLLYHGLKYEIQVRQSPADEFIKAFMEFRDFMLERLLTSPDEEKEKIQFMEDISLRVEKNTEIISALQEELTAAIQTGDEEVHRKDKTIENLKTSMEDLAEGCKADIQQIMKEGEKQRKEDEKASQERCARLKQDIQRLRAHFNALVLKHRASELVLRKEKCEAEREIQKWVQKYDTDMSEKQATYEELQAVYKEEKDQLSLLMEKHALLLQEYTEIEEERRMLKEKKEEAAREEARRNEAANYIQAFWKGYLVRSTYKSKLKKGKGKGKGKK, encoded by the exons ATGGCAACAGGGGATCCAGCTGCATTCCAAGTATCC TTGAAGAAAAGAACCTTGGTGAAGGGCATGGCAACCCCAAGGAAGGCAGGGATCCCATTAGGTGTCAGGAAAGTGTTAGATCCACACCAGTTAAAGCCTGATAACCTGGAGATAGAAAGAATCCTGACTGTCTTGGATGAAACCACTGTTAAGCTGGAGATCACTAGGCTGATCCTACGGATTACTGGCTCCCTGGAGAGGTATGCTACGATGCTGGGACCTGAGATCACAAGCAGCCTTCTGGAGCATCAGAAGCTTTCAGTGGAAGTACAGCacctgctctccagccctggagatgaggagagcaggagagctgtgGAGCAACACCTGAAATGTTCCCTGAGAAACATCTTGAGGCTTTTCCTAGCCAACCCCTTGCTTTACCATGGACTGAAATACGAAATTCAGGTGAGACAGTCACCAGCTGATGAGTTTATCAAAGCCTTTATGGAGTTCCGGGATTTCATGCTCGAGAGGCTCCTGACCAGTCCTgatgaagagaaggaaaagattcAATTCATGGAAGACATTTCCCTCCGGGttgagaaaaacacagaaattatctCAGCTCTACAGGAAGAGCTCACAGCAGCCATCCAGACTGGAGATGAGGAG GTTCACAGGAAGGACAAAACAATTGAAAACCTCAAAACCAGCATGGAAGATCTGGCTGAGGGCTGCAAGGCTGACATCCAGCAGATCatgaaggaaggggaaaagcagcGCAAAGAGGATGAGAAAGCTTCCCAGGAGAGGTGTGCCAGGCTGAAGCAGGATATTCAGAGGCTGAGAGCACACTTCAATGCACTGGTGCTGAAGCATCGAGCCTCAGAGCTGGTTCTCAGGAAG GAAAAGTGTGAAGCGGAGAGGGAAATTCAGAAATGGGTCCAGAAATATGACACAGACATGTCAGAAAAACAG GCCACATATGAGGAGCTCCAAGCTGTCTACAAGGAGGAGAAGGATCAGTTGtccctgctgatggagaaacatgcactgctgctccaggagtACACCGAGATTGAGGAGGAGCGCAGGATGCttaaggagaagaaggaggaagctGCACGGGAAGAGGCCAGGAGGAACGAAGCTGCCAACTACATTCAGGCCTTCTGGAAAGGCTACTTGGTACGGTCCACCTACAAGTCAAAACTGAAGAAGGGCAAGGGCAAAGGCAAGGGCAAGAAATAA